One segment of Anatilimnocola aggregata DNA contains the following:
- a CDS encoding HNH endonuclease, giving the protein MHVISVRRAFILLYRECAEIVHLEDGQFTNYDFESWCEISAFRSQEKQPHEDWVRAVQFEVQCPRVVRLLQYERAPRSVLRFNRRNLFARDGHKCQYCGRSFPSHQLSLDHVMPRSRGGETSWQNVVCSCVGCNTKKGNRTPHEAHMHLMTKPIEPTANPLLLQKLRNPKYAAWQTFLPHLDVPQHASAGDVN; this is encoded by the coding sequence GTGCACGTCATATCTGTTCGCCGGGCCTTCATTCTGTTGTATCGCGAGTGCGCAGAGATCGTCCATCTCGAAGATGGTCAGTTCACGAATTACGACTTCGAGAGTTGGTGCGAAATCAGCGCCTTTCGTTCGCAGGAAAAGCAGCCGCACGAAGATTGGGTCCGGGCCGTCCAGTTCGAAGTGCAATGTCCGCGCGTAGTGAGACTGCTCCAGTACGAGCGGGCTCCCCGCAGCGTTTTGCGGTTTAACCGGCGAAACTTGTTTGCCCGCGATGGCCACAAGTGCCAGTATTGCGGGCGCTCATTTCCTTCACACCAGTTAAGTCTGGATCATGTGATGCCCCGTAGTCGCGGCGGCGAAACAAGTTGGCAGAATGTCGTCTGCTCGTGCGTTGGCTGCAACACCAAAAAGGGAAACCGGACGCCGCACGAAGCTCATATGCACTTGATGACCAAGCCAATCGAGCCGACTGCCAATCCGCTGCTGCTGCAAAAGCTGCGCAATCCGAAGTATGCTGCCTGGCAGACCTTTTTGCCGCACCTAGATGTCCCGCAGCATGCGTCTGCCGGCGATGTCAACTAA
- a CDS encoding thermonuclease family protein, which translates to MAAVGYFGRQPAQPRNLLAAFSQATSFARSGACEVLVVIDGDTLLVKQAASERAPEFIGIVRLLGINTPETVKRGVAPQPYGAEATAFTKSAVAASAVSLQLDKRRVDRYGRFLAYVYTGQSLLNEDLVTAGLARVHTYPGDSMTINRQLLRAQDEAKRERRGMWQEPETVPMTADED; encoded by the coding sequence TTGGCCGCGGTTGGATATTTTGGTCGTCAACCGGCGCAGCCGCGCAATCTCCTCGCGGCATTTTCGCAGGCGACAAGTTTCGCGCGCTCAGGGGCGTGTGAAGTTCTGGTTGTCATTGATGGCGATACACTGCTAGTGAAGCAGGCCGCCAGTGAGCGCGCGCCGGAGTTTATCGGCATTGTCCGGCTGCTTGGCATCAACACTCCTGAAACAGTCAAACGGGGCGTTGCTCCGCAACCTTACGGTGCGGAAGCAACGGCCTTCACCAAGTCAGCCGTTGCAGCGAGTGCGGTTAGCTTGCAACTCGATAAGCGTCGAGTCGACCGTTACGGGAGGTTTCTCGCGTACGTCTACACGGGGCAAAGTCTGCTTAACGAAGACCTCGTCACAGCTGGCCTCGCGCGGGTTCACACTTATCCGGGCGATTCGATGACCATCAACCGGCAACTGTTGCGAGCTCAGGACGAAGCGAAACGCGAGCGACGGGGAATGTGGCAAGAGCCTGAGACGGTTCCAATGACCGCCGATGAAGATTGA
- a CDS encoding phosphatase PAP2 family protein, which yields MKKHRRKAQKKPRGLVRTPSPQQPAPRSAEAVAHLPANDELAPWHITSMGCLVASAVLVVLMFVAFFVDVPLANWIRHDQKPIKGDLLRLIMLGEVFGYGLSVVMIIITAGVLDVRGWRVAPRLLLGGLGSGIFSDCCKIFVARWRPNTEFRPEGFRDSFVGWLPLIWRSDLPGEWNRGLQSFPSGHSATAVGLALALSILYPRGTWWFLVLAALAMFQRVVSSAHYLSDTLAGAAVACLFTALLLHWHWLERWLRRIELLPQSP from the coding sequence ATGAAGAAGCATCGCCGAAAAGCTCAGAAGAAACCTCGCGGGCTTGTTCGCACACCTTCGCCACAGCAACCTGCTCCGCGCTCTGCCGAAGCGGTTGCGCACCTCCCCGCAAACGACGAACTGGCTCCCTGGCACATCACCAGCATGGGCTGTCTGGTAGCGAGCGCAGTGCTCGTGGTGCTAATGTTCGTCGCGTTCTTCGTCGATGTGCCGCTGGCAAATTGGATTCGGCATGACCAGAAACCAATCAAGGGGGATCTGTTGCGGTTGATTATGCTCGGCGAGGTATTTGGTTATGGCCTGAGTGTGGTGATGATTATTATCACGGCGGGAGTGCTCGACGTACGTGGCTGGCGCGTGGCCCCGCGACTTCTACTGGGTGGCCTAGGTAGCGGAATTTTTTCAGACTGCTGCAAAATCTTTGTCGCCCGGTGGCGGCCGAATACCGAATTTCGTCCGGAGGGCTTTCGCGATTCCTTCGTGGGCTGGCTGCCGCTGATTTGGCGCTCGGATTTGCCCGGCGAGTGGAATCGCGGGCTGCAGTCATTTCCCTCGGGGCACTCTGCCACCGCAGTGGGGCTGGCCCTGGCATTGAGCATCCTTTATCCGCGTGGCACCTGGTGGTTTTTGGTGTTGGCCGCCTTGGCCATGTTTCAGCGGGTGGTCAGCAGTGCTCACTACCTAAGCGATACCCTGGCGGGCGCTGCTGTCGCTTGTCTCTTTACTGCCCTGCTGCTGCACTGGCACTGGTTGGAGCGTTGGCTACGACGAATTGAACTCCTGCCGCAATCGCCGTAG
- a CDS encoding COG1361 family protein, whose translation MPTIFASSKSALLLAVLTVATAGGCAIPAIDPTGEGIFSGTTTFARLRDCPLIARHHQPQQPPVPIGPPVMGPIVGPAPCGPPPVIAIPVSCTPPAPPPLVAIPLAPAVPLTPAVCAVPPPSPPPLQVVQCASPAQAPVDDCENGPTLKITPNRLVAAVGSEVVLAAGICGKDGYYVMRQPLEWMLAQDGAGQIVAIGQESPLKASYFLRHSPQKISPQYALAHTSTISQNIDRGTKDPSDDIALKRGQSWISVTSPKEGASYVTVWSPKEHNFDRRRANATIYWVDAVWTFPPCSVAPIGARNGQRLTTVVRRSGGAPVTGWTVRYEVLEGPDAAFGAGKARAVEVKTDIQGVAIADLFSLTGSQGITTVRVQIIRPTGGDVPEMIVGQGLTSVNWTAPGLSVSASGPTTVPGDGLLSYQVEVMNTGDQLSRDVVLKFTPPTNVTVLNSAPSAEVFGNRLEWRLGDLQARSRAVVKVNCRASVDGDLRSTFMAVTSDGQLKAEGVAATRVFRQALAVRMSGPDSVEVGKRATFQIEITNTGSEVLRNVTLTDRFPAELVHADGQQSPIVKTIGDLQPGQKINSPAVTFIVTRPGQHSHRLDVTADGQQSATARSVVTGIQTQVMPAKLQLRFSQPQQVRAGETAEVVAEVTNLGGSVARNAKLSVAYGVNFTPDRATPGHQFDEARRTLYWNIDQLAAGASLSKQINLKALNTDERAFLQITLQPEQGEPETRQINIPIVAGARAAPAPVPLQRNPPTPAPGPAPTPRPEIPRQPPREAVLPGGNLEVTLSQTANPIPQGKTTTYIVRIKNDGSGADEDLSITLFLPAGLSFKKVVATEQTAFRVQSWNADKSQVDFTPVALVRAREDMPPLQIEVEGSKPGMFKFQVEVRSKRNPKPIVRERETTVNMPAGAR comes from the coding sequence ATGCCTACGATTTTCGCCAGTTCGAAATCCGCCTTGTTGCTCGCCGTGTTAACGGTCGCAACTGCGGGTGGCTGCGCGATTCCAGCGATTGATCCCACCGGCGAAGGAATCTTCTCAGGGACCACGACGTTCGCCCGCCTGCGCGATTGCCCCTTGATCGCCCGCCACCATCAACCGCAGCAACCGCCGGTTCCCATCGGCCCACCGGTCATGGGGCCAATTGTGGGACCTGCACCCTGTGGACCGCCACCGGTAATCGCCATCCCCGTCAGTTGCACACCGCCTGCCCCACCGCCGCTGGTTGCCATTCCACTGGCGCCTGCCGTTCCCCTAACACCTGCGGTTTGCGCAGTACCACCGCCGAGTCCGCCGCCGTTGCAGGTTGTGCAGTGCGCCTCGCCTGCTCAAGCGCCCGTCGATGACTGCGAAAATGGACCGACACTAAAAATCACCCCCAATCGCCTGGTGGCAGCCGTCGGCAGTGAGGTTGTCCTCGCCGCCGGCATTTGCGGCAAAGATGGCTACTACGTCATGCGGCAGCCTTTGGAATGGATGCTCGCGCAGGATGGTGCCGGCCAAATTGTGGCCATTGGCCAAGAGAGCCCGCTGAAGGCTTCCTACTTCTTGCGTCATTCGCCCCAAAAAATCTCGCCGCAATACGCGCTCGCTCATACCTCGACCATTTCTCAAAACATCGACCGAGGTACCAAAGACCCCAGTGACGACATTGCCCTCAAGCGTGGGCAAAGCTGGATTAGTGTAACTTCGCCCAAAGAGGGCGCATCGTACGTGACCGTATGGTCACCCAAAGAACACAACTTTGATCGCCGCCGCGCCAATGCGACCATCTACTGGGTCGACGCGGTCTGGACGTTTCCTCCTTGCTCCGTCGCCCCCATTGGTGCTCGCAATGGTCAGCGATTGACGACGGTCGTTCGTCGCTCCGGTGGCGCGCCCGTCACAGGTTGGACTGTCCGCTACGAAGTGCTCGAAGGGCCCGATGCGGCGTTTGGTGCCGGCAAGGCCCGCGCTGTCGAAGTGAAAACGGATATCCAAGGTGTGGCCATCGCCGATTTATTTTCGCTCACCGGTTCGCAGGGCATTACGACAGTCCGAGTGCAGATCATTCGCCCCACCGGTGGCGACGTGCCGGAAATGATCGTCGGCCAAGGGCTGACGAGTGTGAACTGGACGGCCCCAGGCCTGAGCGTTTCGGCCAGTGGTCCCACAACAGTTCCCGGCGATGGCTTGCTTAGTTATCAAGTCGAAGTGATGAACACGGGCGATCAACTGTCGCGCGATGTGGTCCTGAAGTTCACGCCGCCAACAAACGTGACAGTCCTGAATAGTGCTCCCTCGGCCGAGGTTTTTGGCAATCGGCTCGAATGGCGACTGGGAGATCTGCAGGCCCGCTCGCGTGCCGTCGTAAAAGTGAATTGCCGCGCTAGTGTCGATGGCGACCTGCGGTCAACCTTCATGGCAGTCACCAGCGATGGACAATTGAAGGCTGAAGGGGTCGCGGCGACGCGCGTTTTCCGTCAGGCGTTAGCCGTGCGAATGAGCGGACCCGATTCGGTCGAAGTGGGCAAGCGAGCTACCTTTCAAATCGAAATCACCAACACGGGCAGCGAAGTGCTGCGGAATGTCACGCTGACCGATCGCTTCCCCGCCGAACTTGTACATGCCGACGGTCAGCAGAGCCCGATTGTGAAAACGATTGGCGATCTGCAGCCGGGACAAAAGATCAACTCGCCGGCGGTCACGTTCATCGTCACCCGTCCCGGTCAGCATTCGCATCGGCTGGACGTAACTGCCGACGGACAGCAATCGGCCACGGCCCGCAGTGTGGTCACTGGCATTCAAACGCAAGTGATGCCAGCCAAGCTCCAGCTTCGCTTTTCTCAGCCCCAGCAAGTGCGGGCGGGTGAAACCGCAGAAGTGGTGGCCGAAGTAACCAACCTTGGCGGCTCGGTGGCTCGCAACGCCAAGTTGAGTGTCGCCTATGGCGTGAACTTCACACCTGACCGAGCAACGCCCGGCCATCAATTCGACGAAGCTCGCCGTACGCTCTATTGGAACATCGACCAACTGGCCGCGGGTGCGTCGCTGAGCAAGCAAATCAACCTGAAGGCCTTGAATACAGACGAGCGGGCCTTTTTGCAGATCACACTGCAGCCGGAACAAGGAGAGCCCGAAACGCGGCAGATCAATATTCCGATTGTGGCCGGCGCTCGTGCCGCTCCCGCCCCCGTACCGCTCCAACGGAATCCGCCCACACCTGCTCCAGGACCGGCTCCCACGCCGCGCCCCGAAATTCCTCGTCAGCCGCCGCGCGAAGCAGTTCTGCCGGGTGGCAACCTGGAAGTGACGCTCAGCCAGACTGCCAACCCAATTCCCCAGGGAAAGACGACGACCTACATCGTGCGAATTAAAAACGACGGTAGCGGTGCCGACGAAGACCTGTCGATAACCCTGTTCCTGCCCGCGGGACTCAGCTTTAAGAAAGTTGTGGCCACCGAACAAACCGCGTTCAGGGTGCAAAGTTGGAATGCGGATAAGAGTCAGGTCGATTTTACACCGGTCGCTTTGGTGCGAGCACGCGAGGACATGCCGCCACTACAAATCGAAGTTGAAGGGTCAAAGCCAGGCATGTTCAAGTTCCAAGTCGAAGTGCGCAGCAAGCGGAATCCGAAGCCGATCGTCCGCGAGCGCGAAACCACGGTGAACATGCCAGCTGGTGCCCGCTGA
- a CDS encoding SDR family NAD(P)-dependent oxidoreductase: MSPASDLDIPPPISSLSGLTALVTGGGTGIGRAICQQLAAAGAKVIVHYHRSHLEAEATLQAIRSVGGDTYLEQADLSNPAAAAALVDLAVTHTGGLDLLINNAGSVVERAKLEECSLELWQQVMNVNLTSAFVVTQRAIPHLRKTGRGAIVNLLSLSVQTGGANGAGPYAAAKGGLQVFTRTLARELAPQVRTNAVMPGVIETRHHEQFTTHERMEQYRRETPLGRNGTADEVASVVSFLVSDAARFVNGALIDISGGRFLR, encoded by the coding sequence ATGTCGCCGGCCAGTGATTTGGATATTCCCCCGCCAATTAGTTCGCTCAGCGGTTTGACAGCGCTCGTTACGGGCGGTGGCACAGGCATTGGCCGCGCGATTTGCCAGCAATTGGCTGCCGCCGGCGCGAAGGTCATCGTTCACTACCATCGCAGCCACTTGGAAGCAGAAGCGACGTTGCAAGCGATTCGCTCCGTCGGTGGCGACACCTACTTGGAACAAGCTGATCTCTCGAATCCCGCTGCTGCTGCCGCGCTCGTCGATCTCGCGGTCACACACACGGGCGGGCTCGATCTGCTGATTAATAACGCGGGGTCCGTCGTCGAGCGCGCGAAGCTCGAAGAATGCTCGCTGGAACTTTGGCAGCAGGTGATGAACGTCAATCTGACCTCCGCCTTTGTCGTCACGCAGCGGGCGATTCCTCATCTGCGTAAAACTGGTCGCGGGGCAATCGTCAATCTGTTGTCGCTCTCGGTGCAAACCGGCGGAGCTAACGGCGCGGGCCCTTATGCTGCTGCCAAAGGTGGACTGCAAGTCTTCACTCGCACCTTGGCGCGCGAGCTAGCGCCGCAAGTTCGCACGAACGCGGTCATGCCGGGAGTGATCGAGACTCGCCATCATGAACAATTCACCACGCACGAACGGATGGAACAATATCGTCGCGAAACGCCCCTGGGTCGCAACGGCACCGCCGATGAAGTGGCTTCAGTCGTTTCGTTTCTCGTCAGCGATGCCGCCCGCTTTGTCAACGGCGCGCTGATCGATATCAGCGGCGGCCGCTTCCTGCGGTAG
- a CDS encoding formyltetrahydrofolate deformylase — translation MQIVVTAVGPDNVRLADPIIHYLTGQGANIAEIQMYDHDEEALFAMMVRVHLPSAQLGEVRSALSQIGQATKLSVRVWSPEERAARPRLAICATYRTEPPLAILRAIRDGVLKADAAVMIGNRPNCRGIAEQFDVPWESIGENDGKANDDRMIDILDRYNVDYVILARYMRILPAGSCWKYAGGRIINLHHGLLPSFPGLRPYHDAYAGRMLTYGATCHFIVPELDAGNQTIHQSTFTVPPGMKLDEIIRIGQEDNEPRCLVEGVRRVVDREVQLHFHRVIALPK, via the coding sequence ATGCAAATTGTCGTCACTGCCGTTGGTCCAGATAACGTTCGCCTCGCCGATCCGATCATTCATTATCTGACCGGGCAAGGGGCGAACATTGCCGAGATTCAGATGTACGATCACGACGAAGAAGCACTCTTCGCCATGATGGTACGGGTTCATCTTCCCAGTGCGCAACTGGGCGAAGTTCGTTCGGCGCTGAGCCAGATCGGCCAGGCAACCAAACTCAGCGTGCGCGTCTGGTCGCCGGAAGAACGAGCCGCCCGACCACGGTTGGCCATTTGTGCCACCTACCGCACCGAACCTCCGCTGGCGATCCTGCGCGCGATTCGCGATGGCGTGCTCAAGGCCGATGCTGCCGTGATGATCGGGAACCGACCGAACTGCCGCGGCATTGCCGAGCAGTTCGATGTGCCATGGGAAAGCATTGGCGAGAACGATGGCAAGGCGAACGACGACCGAATGATCGACATTCTCGATCGCTACAACGTCGACTACGTAATTCTTGCCCGTTACATGCGAATTCTTCCGGCCGGCAGTTGCTGGAAGTATGCCGGCGGCCGAATCATCAACTTGCATCACGGACTGCTACCAAGTTTCCCCGGCTTGCGACCCTATCACGATGCCTATGCCGGCCGCATGCTGACCTACGGCGCAACTTGCCACTTCATTGTGCCCGAACTCGACGCCGGCAATCAGACCATTCATCAATCGACGTTCACCGTGCCCCCCGGCATGAAGCTGGACGAAATCATTCGGATTGGACAAGAAGACAACGAGCCGCGCTGCCTGGTCGAAGGAGTGCGCCGCGTCGTCGATCGTGAAGTGCAACTGCACTTTCATCGCGTGATTGCGTTGCCAAAATAG
- a CDS encoding amidase: MPSSDDVSFEASAASGPVSRRHILAALAGVGVGTIAFQRALAVQAEQAGRVTPELIQQSEWIAGIKLAEEDRQAVADAVQRDQRKFELLRQVDLKNSVPPALTFFAAPPPETTAQIDRQAVQPLTGKEAVEKPLSEEDLAFLPVTKLAALLKAKQVSSTELTQLYLARLKKYDPLLKCVVTLTEELALKQAKRADEEIAAGKYQGPLHGIPWGAKDIIAVPGYKTTWGAGHYQDQSLAVQATVVRRLEEAGAVLVAKLTVGSLALGDEWFGGMTRNPWNPEEGSSGSSAGSTSAVVAGLVGFALGSETLGSIVSPCRRCSASGLRPTFGRVSRFGCMTLSWSMDKIGPIARSLEDCALIFGAIHGSDPHDISAVDRSFAWPLQDEITSLKVGYFEGERPPEEMRAIDMVRKLGVKLVPIKLPQKYPVGPLTLILNTEAAAAFDDLTRAGIRDGIGRWGTTFRQGQFVPAVEYLRACRIRTLVMQEMAEVMDGIDAYIGGDDLVLTNFTGHPTVVIPDGERPNSVSGQPGTITFTGALFGESKLLALAHAYQQASGAHLNRPPLEKLAASKLEK; encoded by the coding sequence ATGCCAAGTTCCGACGATGTCTCTTTCGAAGCTTCGGCCGCTAGTGGGCCAGTTTCCCGCCGCCACATCCTGGCTGCCTTGGCTGGCGTTGGAGTAGGAACCATCGCCTTTCAGCGTGCACTTGCTGTCCAAGCGGAGCAGGCGGGAAGAGTGACACCGGAGCTCATCCAGCAATCCGAGTGGATCGCCGGCATTAAGCTTGCGGAGGAAGATCGCCAGGCGGTGGCAGACGCTGTGCAGCGGGATCAGCGAAAGTTCGAGTTATTGCGCCAAGTCGATCTGAAAAACAGCGTTCCTCCCGCGCTCACTTTCTTTGCCGCTCCGCCGCCAGAAACAACAGCACAAATCGATCGCCAGGCTGTTCAGCCCCTGACCGGCAAAGAAGCCGTTGAGAAGCCACTTTCTGAAGAAGACCTGGCTTTTCTGCCGGTGACTAAACTAGCCGCACTGCTGAAAGCGAAGCAGGTCTCGTCCACCGAACTGACACAGCTCTATCTGGCTCGGCTGAAGAAGTACGATCCGCTGCTGAAGTGCGTGGTGACACTCACCGAGGAGTTAGCACTCAAGCAGGCAAAGCGCGCGGATGAGGAAATTGCAGCTGGCAAATATCAAGGGCCATTGCATGGAATTCCGTGGGGTGCGAAGGACATCATCGCCGTGCCGGGCTACAAGACAACCTGGGGCGCGGGGCACTATCAAGACCAGTCGCTCGCAGTGCAGGCAACGGTTGTCCGCCGATTGGAGGAAGCAGGTGCGGTCCTCGTCGCCAAGCTGACGGTCGGCTCACTGGCGCTGGGTGACGAGTGGTTCGGCGGCATGACTCGCAATCCGTGGAATCCGGAAGAAGGCTCGAGTGGCTCATCTGCCGGTTCCACATCTGCGGTCGTAGCCGGATTGGTGGGCTTTGCTCTCGGCAGCGAAACGCTGGGAAGCATCGTTTCTCCCTGCCGTCGCTGCAGTGCGTCGGGGTTGCGGCCAACCTTCGGGCGTGTCAGTCGGTTCGGCTGCATGACCCTCTCGTGGAGCATGGACAAGATCGGTCCAATCGCTCGTTCGCTGGAGGACTGCGCTCTCATTTTCGGCGCGATTCACGGCAGCGATCCCCACGACATTTCGGCGGTCGATCGTTCCTTTGCCTGGCCACTGCAGGATGAAATCACTTCGCTTAAAGTCGGCTATTTTGAAGGAGAGCGACCGCCAGAAGAAATGCGGGCGATCGACATGGTGAGGAAACTGGGTGTTAAGCTCGTTCCCATCAAACTGCCGCAAAAGTATCCCGTCGGGCCTCTGACTCTGATCCTTAACACCGAAGCGGCTGCCGCCTTCGATGACCTGACCCGCGCCGGCATTCGCGATGGCATCGGCAGATGGGGAACGACGTTCCGCCAGGGGCAGTTCGTCCCCGCCGTCGAGTACTTGCGCGCCTGCCGCATTCGCACGCTAGTGATGCAAGAGATGGCAGAAGTTATGGACGGCATCGACGCCTATATCGGTGGCGACGACCTGGTGCTCACCAACTTCACCGGCCATCCCACGGTGGTCATTCCCGACGGCGAACGTCCCAACAGCGTGAGTGGCCAGCCTGGGACAATCACCTTCACGGGCGCACTCTTTGGCGAGTCCAAACTTCTCGCACTCGCTCATGCTTATCAGCAGGCCAGCGGAGCCCACTTGAATCGGCCTCCGCTCGAAAAACTGGCTGCCTCTAAACTTGAGAAGTAG
- a CDS encoding glycerophosphodiester phosphodiesterase, with product MQRCSALVLVCTFAPCYFAVQPIRAEEKAPSKAAELVATKRVLIIAHRGASAHAPENTIPAFEAALKTKCDLIELDYYHSKDSVPVVFHDKVLDRTSNSVAKLGIAKIGIGDLTAKELQTLEAGQWFKPPFPGAKIPTLVEALDVIQNGGKTLIERKGGDAATVVKLLDEKQLRGNVVVQAFDWKYIAECHKLAPDLVLGCLGSEELSAKRIAAAKAAGATAIGWRHGDLNEAGIASVHAAGLKCWAYTVNDRRRAKYLIEAGIDGLITDDPANMQGLLELLAKEKAANK from the coding sequence ATGCAACGCTGCTCTGCCCTGGTCCTCGTCTGCACCTTCGCTCCCTGCTACTTCGCAGTTCAGCCAATCCGAGCTGAGGAAAAAGCTCCTTCGAAAGCAGCGGAACTGGTTGCGACCAAGCGGGTGCTAATCATCGCTCATCGCGGCGCAAGTGCGCATGCTCCCGAGAACACGATCCCCGCGTTCGAGGCCGCGCTAAAGACAAAGTGCGATCTAATCGAACTGGACTATTACCACTCGAAGGATAGCGTGCCCGTCGTCTTTCACGATAAAGTCCTCGATCGCACGAGCAACTCCGTCGCGAAACTCGGCATAGCCAAGATTGGAATTGGCGACTTAACGGCGAAGGAACTGCAGACGCTGGAGGCGGGCCAGTGGTTCAAGCCGCCCTTTCCAGGTGCGAAGATTCCCACACTGGTCGAAGCGCTCGACGTCATTCAAAACGGCGGCAAGACACTTATCGAACGAAAAGGGGGCGATGCGGCGACGGTGGTGAAACTGCTCGACGAAAAACAACTGCGCGGCAATGTAGTCGTGCAGGCCTTCGATTGGAAGTATATCGCCGAGTGTCACAAGCTGGCCCCCGATCTGGTGCTGGGCTGTTTGGGTAGTGAGGAACTTTCTGCGAAGCGAATCGCCGCCGCCAAAGCGGCCGGTGCCACTGCCATCGGTTGGCGTCATGGAGATTTGAACGAAGCAGGAATCGCCTCAGTCCATGCCGCCGGTCTGAAGTGCTGGGCTTACACGGTGAACGATCGTCGCCGCGCGAAGTACCTGATTGAGGCAGGCATCGATGGCCTCATCACCGATGACCCGGCCAACATGCAGGGACTACTCGAGTTGCTGGCCAAAGAAAAAGCGGCGAACAAGTAA